A section of the Flavobacteriales bacterium genome encodes:
- a CDS encoding DNA polymerase III subunit delta', which produces MLFSEVVGQKQLKSKLCNSVRNGRVAHAQMLVGPSGAGSLPLALAFAQYLACKDRGEIDSCGKCDSCIRYAKLEHPDLQLIFPKNKTSKVDHKNFSSKDFLPEWRKAVINNPYLSLNDWLKELGIDNKQGAINVDDSKEVLQNLSYKAYEADYRVVLIWLAENMNESSANKLLKILEEPPARTVFLLVAESTENMLQTILSRVQMHLLGRLSDAEIAESLSADGADLEQMKRLAHLADGNLNLAKQLLDDQESITVTVRFFIDWMRACFVLNMEKIQDLSEEFNALGREQQKALITQSSGILRKVLMYRTLPETKDKLLREEMEFVHKFSRFITVENASGILTAFNDAHYHIERNANARIVFTDLSFQLSDLLMSGALK; this is translated from the coding sequence ATGCTTTTTTCAGAGGTCGTAGGGCAAAAACAACTCAAATCCAAACTGTGCAATTCTGTTCGTAACGGACGTGTGGCACATGCTCAGATGCTCGTTGGCCCGTCTGGAGCTGGCTCGTTGCCGTTGGCGCTTGCTTTCGCTCAATATCTTGCTTGTAAAGACAGAGGAGAAATAGATTCCTGCGGAAAATGCGATTCATGCATTCGGTATGCGAAGCTGGAACATCCAGACCTCCAATTGATCTTCCCGAAAAACAAAACATCCAAAGTTGACCACAAGAATTTTTCCAGTAAGGACTTCTTACCCGAATGGAGAAAAGCAGTGATCAACAATCCTTACCTCAGCCTGAACGACTGGTTGAAGGAGTTGGGAATCGACAACAAGCAGGGCGCTATCAATGTGGATGACAGTAAGGAAGTGCTGCAAAACCTGAGTTATAAAGCCTACGAAGCCGATTATCGGGTTGTGCTTATTTGGCTGGCCGAAAACATGAATGAATCTTCGGCCAATAAGTTGCTTAAGATCTTAGAAGAGCCACCAGCAAGAACCGTCTTTCTGCTTGTGGCCGAAAGCACCGAAAACATGTTGCAGACAATACTGTCGAGGGTGCAAATGCACTTGCTTGGTAGATTGAGCGATGCAGAAATTGCGGAGTCCCTTTCGGCAGATGGGGCTGATCTGGAACAGATGAAAAGGTTGGCACATTTGGCAGATGGCAATCTTAATTTGGCCAAACAATTATTGGACGATCAAGAGTCTATCACCGTAACCGTCCGGTTTTTTATCGATTGGATGCGTGCCTGTTTTGTGCTCAACATGGAGAAGATCCAAGACCTTTCTGAAGAGTTCAACGCTTTGGGAAGAGAGCAGCAGAAAGCATTGATCACCCAATCAAGCGGCATTCTTCGAAAGGTATTGATGTATCGAACGCTTCCAGAAACAAAAGACAAGTTGCTGCGGGAGGAAATGGAGTTCGTACATAAATTCTCTCGCTTCATTACGGTTGAAAATGCATCTGGAATTCTCACCGCTTTCAACGATGCCCATTACCACATTGAACGAAATGCCAACGCCAGGATCGTGTTTACCGACCTGTCTTTCCAACTTTCAGACCTGCTTATGAGCGGGGCACTGAAGTAA
- a CDS encoding penicillin acylase family protein, with translation MKKTLLLVLLSHTVFAQIDPTNITIARDEYGVPHIFAKTDAEVAYGLAWASAEDLFPTMQEMLYAGKGFAGRYQGKDGAGRDFLTHTLGIQKLVEERYEQDISPEFKKYLEGFCAGINAYAKKHWKDEKFIKKAFPITPKDVVASYVFSLSVICNAHKPIQKIIGNKFDKEEVPMGSNAFAMNSAATEDGKTYLAVNPHMPYDGAFSWYEAHLNSEEGLNILGGLFPGGVSIFLGTNENLGWTHTWNGLDLVDTYKLKMHPKKKLMYEYDGEWLKLEKRPVWLKVKVGGIVIPVKMMSYWSKYGPTLRSKKGKMFYSVKCPASEDIRVANQWFNMNKASNFTEFKTALEMMALGRFNIIYADRQDTIYYIDYGLIPDRDTSFNYEGLVPGNTSKTNWTGIVPIEKLPQYLNPTCGYVFNTNNTPFNATCEAENLSAKGYPKHMGFRIYDNNRSVQFQNLMKQYGKLDWDEFKAIKWDQQVPENHIFIESMKNAYNLDATKYPDIADAIEVMHRWNYNMGPENMQAAFAYATAQKVMKQTGRRSEAVEQGLFVDDSVWVSAIRKTKEEFMRHFNKLEFPFGEAQTFTRNGKTVGLGGIADVLAASASEWDADAGTMDCKGGDSYLQLVSFSKEGLPHIESLMAGGNCDRPNSPHYNDQMDLLAGHETKPMTLDKEEILKNAKQIYHPE, from the coding sequence ATGAAAAAGACCCTCCTGCTTGTCCTTCTGTCACACACGGTTTTTGCCCAGATCGACCCGACCAACATCACCATTGCGCGAGACGAATATGGCGTGCCGCACATTTTTGCCAAAACAGATGCGGAAGTAGCCTATGGTTTGGCATGGGCAAGTGCCGAAGATCTTTTTCCGACCATGCAGGAGATGCTTTATGCAGGCAAAGGATTTGCTGGGCGTTATCAAGGTAAAGACGGAGCGGGCCGCGACTTTCTGACCCACACACTCGGCATTCAAAAATTGGTGGAGGAGCGCTATGAACAAGACATTTCACCAGAGTTCAAAAAGTACTTGGAGGGTTTTTGTGCTGGGATAAATGCCTATGCCAAAAAGCATTGGAAGGACGAAAAATTCATTAAAAAGGCATTTCCAATTACTCCTAAAGATGTTGTTGCCAGTTATGTGTTTTCGTTGAGCGTGATCTGCAATGCGCACAAACCGATCCAGAAGATCATCGGCAATAAGTTTGATAAAGAAGAGGTGCCGATGGGCTCAAACGCCTTTGCAATGAACTCGGCCGCTACGGAAGATGGGAAAACCTATCTGGCGGTGAATCCACACATGCCTTATGATGGCGCGTTCTCGTGGTATGAGGCGCATTTGAACTCTGAGGAAGGACTCAATATTCTTGGCGGGTTATTTCCGGGAGGCGTGAGCATCTTTTTGGGAACCAACGAGAATCTGGGTTGGACGCATACTTGGAACGGGCTCGATCTTGTGGACACCTACAAGCTGAAAATGCATCCCAAGAAAAAGTTGATGTATGAGTATGATGGAGAATGGTTGAAGCTGGAAAAACGCCCCGTTTGGCTGAAAGTGAAAGTTGGCGGAATTGTGATTCCAGTGAAAATGATGAGCTATTGGAGCAAGTATGGCCCAACACTCCGCTCCAAAAAAGGAAAGATGTTCTACTCGGTCAAATGCCCTGCTTCGGAAGATATCCGTGTGGCCAATCAATGGTTCAACATGAACAAGGCCAGCAATTTCACCGAGTTTAAAACAGCGCTGGAAATGATGGCCTTAGGTCGCTTCAACATTATTTATGCTGATAGACAGGATACCATCTATTACATCGATTACGGTTTGATTCCTGATCGCGACACCTCGTTCAACTATGAAGGCTTGGTTCCAGGAAACACATCAAAAACCAACTGGACGGGCATTGTGCCGATTGAGAAACTTCCGCAATACCTGAATCCAACATGTGGCTACGTTTTTAACACGAACAACACACCGTTCAACGCAACGTGTGAGGCCGAAAACCTCAGCGCCAAGGGTTATCCTAAGCACATGGGGTTCAGAATTTATGACAACAATAGAAGTGTGCAGTTTCAGAATCTGATGAAACAATACGGAAAGCTTGATTGGGATGAGTTCAAGGCGATAAAATGGGATCAACAGGTGCCTGAGAATCATATTTTCATCGAGAGCATGAAAAACGCCTACAATCTTGATGCTACGAAATATCCAGACATCGCGGATGCCATTGAGGTTATGCATCGTTGGAATTACAACATGGGGCCAGAAAACATGCAAGCGGCTTTTGCCTATGCCACCGCGCAGAAGGTTATGAAGCAAACCGGTAGAAGGTCGGAGGCCGTGGAGCAAGGATTGTTTGTGGACGATAGTGTCTGGGTATCGGCCATTCGCAAAACGAAAGAGGAATTCATGCGTCACTTCAATAAGCTCGAATTTCCATTTGGTGAGGCTCAAACGTTTACGCGAAACGGAAAAACCGTTGGCCTTGGTGGCATTGCAGATGTGTTGGCCGCATCGGCCAGCGAGTGGGATGCTGATGCCGGAACCATGGATTGCAAAGGAGGAGACTCTTACCTGCAGTTGGTTAGTTTTTCAAAAGAAGGACTGCCTCACATCGAGTCGCTGATGGCTGGTGGAAATTGCGACAGGCCAAACAGCCCTCACTACAACGACCAGATGGATCTATTGGCAGGTCACGAAACCAAACCAATGACCTTGGACAAGGAGGAGATTCTGAAAAATGCCAAGCAGATCTATCATCCTGAATAA